One genomic window of Leptotrichia shahii includes the following:
- a CDS encoding NRAMP family divalent metal transporter translates to MTNIAKTKAGWYSKFKAFGPGILMASAAIGGSHIVASTQAGALYGWQLAIIVILVNIFKYPFFRFGTQYTLERKKTLIEGYGEKGKIYLWVFFIMNIFSAIINIAAVGILTAAILANILKLTVLPSLTPAAMASMINMLTTIVLVGSLAMMIFGGYKLLDSSSKFIVVSLTVATVIAVVIAMFKHHPMAPNFVAPSPWKLKALPFIISLMGWMPAPIEISAINSMWTVEKQQEMKVPRKIAMLDFNVGYYVTTILAFVFLALGALIQYGTGTAIKGASAAYITQFIKMYSSVIGNWSGLLIAFIAFMCIFGTTITVVDGYSRANAECLRLIRKQKEVTTADFNIWMIVTVILAMIIVFFFAGNVAAMMNFAMIFSFVSAPVYSYLNFSLVKDNSKLPVWLWFLSVAGIVYLSGFTIFFLVYLSGILK, encoded by the coding sequence ATGACAAATATAGCAAAGACTAAAGCAGGCTGGTATAGCAAATTTAAAGCCTTTGGGCCTGGTATTCTTATGGCTTCGGCGGCTATTGGGGGTTCTCATATTGTGGCATCTACACAAGCGGGTGCATTATACGGATGGCAATTGGCAATTATTGTAATTTTAGTAAATATTTTTAAATATCCGTTTTTCCGTTTTGGAACTCAATATACCTTGGAAAGAAAAAAAACATTAATTGAAGGTTATGGGGAAAAAGGAAAGATTTATTTATGGGTATTTTTCATTATGAATATATTTTCAGCAATTATTAACATTGCAGCAGTAGGTATTTTGACAGCTGCAATTTTAGCAAATATCTTAAAATTGACAGTTTTACCTAGCCTTACACCTGCAGCAATGGCCTCAATGATCAATATGCTTACTACAATTGTTCTCGTGGGCTCACTTGCAATGATGATATTTGGAGGTTATAAACTTTTAGACAGTTCATCGAAATTTATTGTTGTTTCATTAACAGTAGCGACAGTTATTGCGGTTGTTATAGCAATGTTTAAACATCATCCTATGGCACCAAATTTTGTAGCTCCATCTCCATGGAAATTAAAGGCATTGCCATTTATTATATCATTGATGGGATGGATGCCTGCACCAATTGAAATTTCAGCAATTAATTCGATGTGGACTGTTGAAAAGCAGCAAGAAATGAAAGTGCCTCGTAAAATCGCGATGCTTGACTTTAATGTAGGTTATTATGTTACAACAATATTAGCCTTTGTGTTTTTAGCACTTGGGGCATTGATTCAATATGGTACAGGAACTGCGATTAAAGGAGCAAGTGCAGCTTATATTACTCAATTTATAAAAATGTATTCAAGTGTAATTGGAAACTGGTCGGGACTTCTTATTGCCTTTATTGCCTTTATGTGTATTTTTGGTACGACAATTACAGTTGTGGATGGTTATTCACGTGCAAATGCTGAATGTTTACGTTTAATTCGTAAGCAAAAGGAAGTAACAACTGCAGATTTCAATATATGGATGATCGTAACTGTAATTTTAGCAATGATTATAGTATTTTTCTTTGCTGGAAATGTAGCTGCAATGATGAATTTTGCAATGATATTTTCATTTGTTTCAGCCCCTGTTTATTCTTACCTTAATTTTTCACTTGTTAAGGATAACAGCAAATTGCCAGTTTGGCTATGGTTTTTGTCAGTTGCGGGAATCGTATATTTATCAGGATTTACAATATTTTTCCTTGTTTATTTATCAGGAATTTTAAAATAA
- the gmk gene encoding guanylate kinase: MKGKLFIISGPSGSGKSTVTKLVKDRLNIPLSISATTRKPRNGEIDGKDYFFLTKETFEQKIKNDEFYEYANVHGNYYGTLKEVVESNLNKGLNVILEIDVQGALIAKEKKRDAILVFFRTKDMETLEKRLRNRNTDTEEVIQTRLKNALKELEYEKEYDHTIINNDIEESCQKLINIINS; this comes from the coding sequence ATGAAAGGAAAACTATTTATCATCTCGGGGCCTTCAGGCTCAGGAAAATCAACAGTCACAAAATTAGTAAAAGATAGATTAAATATCCCATTATCAATATCAGCTACAACTCGTAAGCCAAGAAATGGAGAAATCGACGGAAAAGATTACTTTTTTTTAACTAAGGAAACCTTTGAACAAAAAATAAAAAATGATGAATTTTATGAATATGCAAATGTTCATGGCAATTATTACGGAACGTTAAAGGAAGTTGTGGAAAGCAACTTGAATAAAGGGCTAAATGTAATTTTAGAGATTGATGTTCAAGGTGCATTAATTGCGAAGGAAAAGAAAAGAGATGCTATTTTAGTGTTTTTTCGTACAAAGGATATGGAAACGCTTGAAAAAAGGCTTCGTAATAGAAATACTGATACAGAGGAAGTTATTCAGACACGTTTAAAAAATGCACTAAAAGAGCTGGAGTATGAAAAAGAGTATGATCATACAATAATAAATAATGATATTGAAGAATCTTGCCAAAAATTAATAAATATCATTAATTCGTAA
- a CDS encoding Nif3-like dinuclear metal center hexameric protein → MKLWQIMGELQTIFSPKIAEDWDNVGFLVGDNTREINKVLFCLDVTEKAVQKAVDNNVDLIISHHPVIFSGLKKITNETVHGRKILKLIENKIAVYSIHTNSDFAINGLNDFIMDKLNLDGEKIIFNEHEFEDYNPIKNKMEHVRGGLARIKILNEKMKLGDLIERIKDSLGISYVRYVGNKNSYVRKIGLVTGGGSSFMYEVANRIDVFLTGDLRYHEALDALEEGRILVDIGHFESEYLFVDMMEQEMGKFFRGEMIRHFEDEVFKLG, encoded by the coding sequence ATGAAGTTATGGCAAATAATGGGAGAACTGCAGACAATTTTCAGTCCGAAAATAGCGGAAGATTGGGATAATGTTGGGTTTCTTGTGGGAGATAACACCAGAGAAATAAACAAGGTCTTATTTTGTTTGGATGTGACGGAGAAGGCTGTGCAAAAGGCTGTGGATAACAATGTGGATTTGATAATTTCACATCATCCAGTTATTTTTTCAGGATTGAAGAAAATTACAAACGAAACTGTGCATGGGAGAAAAATTTTAAAATTAATAGAAAATAAAATAGCAGTTTATTCAATTCATACAAATTCAGATTTTGCAATAAATGGACTAAATGATTTTATAATGGATAAATTGAATTTAGATGGTGAAAAAATAATTTTTAATGAACATGAATTTGAAGATTATAATCCAATAAAAAATAAAATGGAGCATGTTCGTGGCGGACTTGCCAGAATTAAAATATTAAATGAAAAAATGAAACTTGGGGATTTAATAGAAAGAATAAAGGATTCACTTGGGATAAGCTATGTGAGATATGTTGGGAATAAAAATTCTTATGTGAGAAAAATTGGTCTTGTTACAGGTGGTGGAAGTTCATTTATGTATGAAGTCGCTAATAGAATAGATGTGTTTCTTACTGGGGATTTGAGATACCATGAAGCTTTGGATGCTTTGGAGGAAGGGCGTATTTTAGTTGATATTGGGCATTTTGAAAGTGAGTATTTATTTGTGGATATGATGGAACAGGAAATGGGAAAATTCTTTAGAGGGGAAATGATACGGCATTTTGAAGATGAAGTATTTAAGTTGGGATAA
- the dnaG gene encoding DNA primase translates to MFYSKKEIQKLIDNLDIVQVIGEYVNLKKAGSDYKGLSPFKEEKTPSFTVSPVKNIFKDFSTQIGGSVISFYMKINDIGFIQAVEELSQKYNIPLKKNRGYEIVNQEIEKKKAVNKEYFEIMKEAQIFFRENIEKYDEALEYMKERDFSLDEINKFGIGFASSSRDELFRYLLKKDFPEQKIMELGLVKRNENGEIYDSFRNRIIFPIYNADAQIVGFGGRIIEKNTNLPKYLNSPDSPIFKKGNELFGIKYRGENIRKKGFAMLMEGYLDVLTAQKNGFENAVASLGTAFTEEQGELLKRYTDKVLISYDNDEAGKNAIVKAGYILKKYDFDVKCLVMDGSEKDPDEFLRKNGKRAFIEVVKKSEEIFDFLTKEVSKDLDLNNINGEKKFIERLKPFFSNITNNLSKNLYLQRLSVNFGINDFVLEESLKNISGETSQRKKRKDYGNQKVQYKKLKEDLNIALEEQTLMYILEFYDSERKRCEELLNKEFSHSLFNELIKKLKLVNFDIVQLDKNDISEESREVVTQLKLRADKDIKYKDSYFKDRYFMEVYSGWFEREIREESKKSEEENNKIKKIELRKLLLKIKNINKIDEIKKLYDEFILIRRLGYV, encoded by the coding sequence ATGTTTTACAGTAAAAAAGAAATACAAAAGTTAATTGACAATCTGGACATTGTTCAAGTGATTGGTGAATATGTTAATTTGAAAAAGGCAGGTTCAGATTATAAGGGGCTATCTCCGTTTAAGGAGGAAAAGACCCCTTCCTTTACAGTCAGTCCAGTAAAAAATATTTTTAAAGATTTTAGTACTCAAATTGGTGGAAGTGTAATTTCATTTTATATGAAAATTAATGACATTGGATTTATTCAGGCGGTTGAGGAATTGTCACAAAAGTATAATATTCCGCTAAAAAAAAATAGGGGATATGAGATAGTTAATCAGGAAATTGAGAAAAAAAAGGCTGTAAATAAGGAATATTTTGAAATAATGAAGGAAGCTCAGATATTTTTTAGGGAAAATATCGAGAAGTATGATGAAGCATTGGAATATATGAAGGAGCGGGATTTTTCGCTGGATGAAATAAATAAGTTTGGAATCGGATTTGCTTCTAGCTCACGGGATGAGTTATTTCGATATTTACTAAAAAAGGATTTTCCAGAACAGAAAATAATGGAACTGGGACTTGTCAAAAGAAATGAAAATGGAGAAATCTATGATAGTTTCAGAAATAGAATAATTTTTCCAATTTATAATGCAGATGCCCAAATTGTTGGATTTGGAGGACGGATAATTGAGAAAAATACTAACTTGCCTAAATATCTAAATTCTCCAGATTCGCCTATTTTTAAAAAAGGAAATGAACTTTTTGGAATAAAGTACCGAGGGGAAAATATTAGAAAAAAAGGTTTTGCGATGCTAATGGAAGGTTATCTCGATGTGCTGACAGCTCAGAAAAATGGGTTTGAAAATGCGGTAGCAAGTCTTGGAACGGCATTTACCGAAGAGCAGGGAGAGCTTTTGAAAAGATATACGGATAAGGTATTGATTTCATACGATAATGATGAAGCAGGGAAAAATGCAATTGTAAAAGCTGGATATATTTTGAAAAAATATGATTTTGATGTAAAGTGCCTAGTTATGGATGGAAGTGAGAAGGATCCTGACGAGTTTTTGAGAAAAAATGGGAAAAGGGCTTTTATTGAAGTTGTAAAAAAATCGGAAGAAATTTTTGACTTTTTGACAAAGGAAGTTTCAAAGGATTTGGATTTAAATAATATAAATGGTGAGAAAAAGTTTATTGAAAGATTAAAGCCATTTTTTTCAAATATTACGAATAATCTTAGTAAAAATCTATATTTACAGCGATTGTCAGTCAATTTTGGAATTAACGACTTTGTATTGGAAGAATCGCTAAAAAATATATCAGGTGAAACTTCACAAAGAAAAAAAAGAAAAGATTACGGAAATCAAAAAGTTCAATATAAAAAGTTAAAAGAAGACTTGAATATTGCATTGGAAGAACAGACACTTATGTACATTTTGGAATTTTACGATTCTGAAAGGAAAAGATGCGAAGAATTGTTAAATAAGGAATTTAGCCATTCTTTGTTTAATGAGCTAATAAAAAAACTAAAACTTGTAAATTTTGATATAGTACAGCTTGATAAAAATGACATTAGCGAAGAAAGCAGAGAAGTTGTAACACAATTAAAATTACGGGCAGATAAGGATATTAAGTACAAGGATAGCTATTTTAAAGATAGATATTTTATGGAAGTTTATTCTGGATGGTTTGAGCGTGAAATAAGAGAGGAAAGTAAAAAGTCAGAAGAAGAAAATAATAAAATAAAAAAAATTGAGTTAAGAAAATTGTTGTTAAAAATAAAAAATATTAATAAAATTGATGAAATAAAGAAATTATATGATGAATTTATATTGATAAGGAGACTGGGTTATGTCTGA
- the rpoD gene encoding RNA polymerase sigma factor RpoD gives MSDKKQNLKNSLANFIKQAREQKVVSYEEINSVLSIGFSTEKIDQLIKKLTDDGVQIVDTIKEKEDLLKVPESMEDIEKMELTDFEDSHDEFVESEIDDSEVDKLLQTDLLKMAESMDVDEPIKMYLREIGQIPLLSYEEEIDYAQRVLNGEEEAKQKLIESNLRLVVSIAKKHTNRGLKMLDLIQEGNMGLMKAVEKFEYEKGFKFSTYATWWIRQAITRAIADQGRTIRIPVHMIETINKIKKESRIILQETGKEPTAEELAEKLELPVEKVKSILEMNQDPISLETPVGSEEDSELGDFVEDDKFANPYDATTRVLLKEQLDDVLKTLNEREEMVLRYRYGLDDGSQKTLEEVGKIFNVTRERIRQIEVKALRKLRHPSRRKKLEDYRS, from the coding sequence ATGTCTGATAAAAAACAAAATTTAAAAAATAGTCTCGCAAATTTTATAAAACAGGCACGAGAGCAAAAAGTTGTAAGTTACGAAGAAATAAATTCTGTTTTGTCTATCGGATTTTCAACTGAAAAAATTGATCAGTTAATAAAAAAACTGACTGATGACGGTGTTCAAATTGTAGATACGATAAAGGAAAAGGAAGATTTGTTAAAAGTTCCTGAATCTATGGAAGATATTGAAAAAATGGAATTAACAGATTTTGAAGATTCGCATGATGAGTTTGTAGAGAGTGAAATTGATGATTCGGAAGTGGATAAATTGTTGCAGACAGATCTATTGAAAATGGCTGAAAGTATGGATGTGGATGAGCCGATAAAGATGTATTTAAGAGAAATCGGGCAAATTCCGTTACTTAGCTATGAAGAGGAAATTGATTATGCTCAAAGAGTTTTAAATGGGGAAGAAGAAGCTAAACAAAAATTAATTGAATCAAATTTAAGACTTGTTGTCAGTATTGCAAAAAAGCACACAAATCGTGGCTTAAAAATGCTGGATTTAATTCAAGAGGGGAATATGGGTCTTATGAAAGCTGTAGAAAAATTTGAATATGAGAAGGGATTCAAATTTTCAACTTATGCAACTTGGTGGATTAGACAGGCTATAACACGTGCAATTGCTGATCAGGGAAGAACAATAAGAATACCTGTTCATATGATTGAAACGATTAATAAAATTAAAAAGGAAAGCAGAATAATTCTTCAGGAAACTGGAAAAGAGCCGACTGCGGAAGAATTGGCTGAAAAACTTGAATTACCTGTTGAAAAAGTAAAAAGTATTCTTGAAATGAATCAAGATCCAATCTCGCTGGAAACTCCAGTTGGAAGTGAAGAAGATAGCGAACTGGGAGATTTTGTAGAAGATGACAAATTTGCAAATCCTTATGATGCGACAACAAGAGTCCTTTTAAAGGAACAGCTTGATGATGTGCTGAAAACATTAAACGAGCGGGAAGAGATGGTACTTAGATATAGATATGGACTGGATGATGGTTCCCAGAAGACTTTGGAGGAAGTTGGAAAAATATTTAATGTAACAAGAGAACGTATCAGACAGATTGAGGTAAAAGCATTAAGAAAGTTAAGACATCCGAGCAGAAGAAAAAAACTGGAAGATTATAGGAGCTAA
- a CDS encoding DNA-directed RNA polymerase subunit omega — MKKEKITIDELLTKVSNKYELAIISGKIAKKEFAKGKSKSEIMDEVFKDIMEDEVVIIREKNEEN, encoded by the coding sequence ATGAAAAAAGAAAAAATAACAATAGATGAATTATTGACTAAAGTATCTAATAAATATGAACTTGCAATTATTTCAGGAAAAATTGCAAAAAAAGAATTTGCTAAAGGAAAATCAAAATCAGAAATAATGGATGAAGTTTTTAAGGACATTATGGAAGACGAAGTAGTAATTATTAGAGAAAAGAATGAAGAAAATTAA
- a CDS encoding sigma factor-like helix-turn-helix DNA-binding protein, with protein sequence MLAKIFEDIRKKGSFSFEKIIENYTMSDDEFFEFLKFVHLENIPEVRNSTDGSDFIVLEDENVFIAEKDIIKSYLENIKEKYEEFEKKSESEKENEELIDKYLKIAVKESLLYSKYGFSFLDTVQEATLGIMSGLNYYSQITEITKDPEFFIKNFAVRYILEFQKELLKDIKSSELSYILYLKVKMDKSMGLSMKEISRQMNVSTEYIEQLEMLFDEAEPEELMENTQIFEKADKITQMYILENIPKKLNYLDEQILVMTYGLDDKVYTEKEIAKSLNIARHNVKILKEKALNKLSIDMMRNDFVENSEEANYTVN encoded by the coding sequence ATGTTAGCCAAAATTTTTGAAGATATTAGGAAGAAGGGAAGTTTTAGTTTTGAAAAAATCATTGAGAATTATACAATGAGTGATGATGAATTTTTTGAATTTCTAAAATTTGTTCATCTGGAAAATATCCCTGAAGTTAGAAATTCAACTGATGGAAGTGATTTTATTGTGTTAGAGGATGAAAATGTTTTTATTGCGGAAAAAGACATTATAAAATCATATTTAGAAAATATAAAGGAAAAATATGAAGAATTTGAGAAAAAGAGCGAGAGTGAAAAGGAAAATGAGGAATTAATTGATAAATATCTGAAAATTGCTGTAAAGGAAAGCCTGCTTTATTCAAAATATGGATTTTCATTTTTGGATACGGTTCAGGAGGCTACGCTTGGAATTATGTCAGGGCTGAATTATTATAGTCAAATTACAGAAATTACAAAAGATCCTGAATTTTTTATAAAAAATTTTGCTGTAAGATATATTTTGGAATTTCAAAAGGAATTGTTAAAAGATATTAAATCTTCAGAATTATCATATATTTTGTATTTGAAAGTAAAAATGGATAAAAGTATGGGACTTTCAATGAAGGAAATAAGCAGGCAAATGAATGTTTCAACAGAATATATTGAACAGCTGGAAATGTTATTTGATGAGGCTGAGCCTGAAGAATTAATGGAAAATACACAAATATTTGAAAAAGCGGATAAAATCACACAAATGTATATTTTAGAAAATATTCCGAAAAAATTAAATTATTTGGATGAGCAAATTTTGGTTATGACTTATGGGCTTGATGATAAAGTTTATACAGAAAAGGAAATTGCAAAGTCATTAAATATTGCAAGACATAACGTGAAAATTTTAAAGGAGAAGGCACTTAATAAACTTTCCATTGATATGATGAGGAATGATTTTGTCGAAAATAGCGAAGAGGCAAATTATACAGTAAATTAA
- the rpoC gene encoding DNA-directed RNA polymerase subunit beta' — MSIRDFDSIQIKLASPEKILEWSYGEITKAETINYRTLKPEMDGLFCERIFGPSKDYECACGKYKRMRYKGMVCEKCGVEVTTSKVRRERMGHIKLATPIAHIWYSKGTPNKMSLLLGISTKELESVLYFSRYIVTDPGETGLEKGQILTEREYKLHESQFKGEFTAKMGAEGVLTLLEEIDLHELESKLQNEMDVEHSTQKRRKVIKRLKVVRDLIEAGNRPEWMILTVLPVIPADLRPMVQLDGGRFATSDLNDLYRRVINRNIRLKKLMSIKAPEIVIKNEKRMLQEAVDALIDNGRRGKPVVNQSNRELKSLSDMLKGKQGRFRQNLLGKRVDYSGRSVIVVGPSLKMNQCGLPKKMALELYKPFLMRELVKRELASNIKVAKKMVEEEDENVWELIEEIIKNHPVLLNRAPTLHRLSIQAFEPILIEGKAIRLHPLVCSAFNADFDGDQMAVHLVLSQEAQMEAKLLMLATNNIIAPSNGGPIAVPSQDMVMGCYYMTKEKKGSKGEGKVFSSRNQLITAYQSGKISVHAVVKVRVENSILETTPGRLMFNLILPKEVRNYGITFGKKELKNLIAELYKRYGFEKTSKLLDDIKEFGYHYGTLAGITVGIEDLKIPETKKEILENAEKDVAEVEKQYKDGEIINEERYRKTVGIWAEATERVTKDMMDNLDEFNPVYMMANSGARGSIAQMRQLGGMRGLMADTQGRIIEMPIKANFREGLNILEFFMSSHGARKGLADTALRTADSGYLTRRLVDISHEVIVNHDDCGCEHGIVVSDLMDAGQVIEKLSERIYGRNLATDLVHNGEVIATRNTLIDDELIKKIEELDIREVEIRTPLTCKLEKGVCKKCYGLDLSNHKEILKGEAVGVIAAQSIGEPGTQLTMRTFHTGGVATAASVQSDYKADVSGKIKFRDISTLVNEEGKEIVVSQNGRLIIGKHRYEIQSGSVLHVKDGDTVEKGQVLVEFDPYQTPIITSEEGKVEFRDIYVRENIDIKYGVTEKVAIKPVESSDVNPRIIIYTKDDRRVEYAVPYGAYLMVNEGEIVKKGQTITKILKTGEGNKDITGGLPRVQELFEARNPKGKAILSEFAGRVVFSDKKKKGMRLILIEDPETGELIQEYTVPVGEHLVVTNEMLIEKGAKITDGPVSPHDILKIKGLVEAQQFILESVQQVYREQGVAVNDKHIEIIVKQMFQKIKIKEAGDSLFLEDELIDKKIVERENEILISKGKRPATYEPVIQGITKAAVNTESFISASSFQETTKVLANAAVEGKTDRLEGLKENVIIGKKIPGGTGFRDYKYLDATLKSDIVEDSEVEMEANTNEGNEEVEAVSDVLENETVEFVENTEETEV, encoded by the coding sequence ATGAGTATAAGAGATTTTGACAGTATTCAAATAAAGTTGGCATCGCCAGAAAAGATTTTGGAATGGTCGTATGGTGAGATTACGAAAGCCGAAACAATAAATTATAGAACATTAAAGCCTGAAATGGACGGATTATTCTGTGAGAGAATATTTGGGCCGTCTAAGGACTATGAATGTGCCTGCGGGAAGTATAAGAGAATGCGTTACAAAGGCATGGTTTGTGAAAAATGTGGTGTTGAAGTGACAACTTCAAAAGTTAGACGTGAAAGAATGGGACATATTAAACTGGCTACACCGATTGCACATATTTGGTATTCTAAAGGTACGCCCAACAAAATGAGTCTTTTGTTGGGAATTAGCACAAAAGAATTGGAATCAGTTTTGTATTTTTCAAGATATATTGTAACTGATCCTGGAGAAACTGGGCTTGAAAAAGGTCAAATTTTGACAGAAAGAGAATATAAATTGCATGAAAGTCAATTTAAAGGTGAGTTTACAGCAAAAATGGGTGCTGAAGGAGTTTTAACTTTACTTGAGGAAATTGATTTACATGAATTGGAAAGTAAACTTCAAAATGAGATGGATGTGGAACATTCTACACAAAAAAGAAGAAAAGTTATAAAAAGATTAAAAGTAGTAAGAGATTTGATAGAAGCTGGAAATAGACCTGAATGGATGATTTTAACTGTGTTGCCAGTTATTCCAGCTGATTTAAGACCGATGGTTCAATTAGATGGTGGAAGATTTGCTACTTCTGACTTGAATGATTTGTATAGAAGAGTAATTAATAGAAATATCAGGCTTAAAAAATTGATGTCAATTAAAGCTCCTGAGATTGTAATAAAAAATGAAAAGAGAATGTTGCAGGAAGCTGTAGATGCGTTAATTGATAATGGTAGACGTGGAAAACCTGTTGTTAATCAAAGCAACAGGGAATTGAAATCACTTTCTGATATGTTAAAAGGGAAACAAGGACGTTTTAGACAAAATTTATTGGGAAAACGTGTGGATTATTCAGGAAGGTCGGTTATTGTCGTTGGACCAAGCTTGAAAATGAATCAATGTGGATTGCCTAAAAAGATGGCACTTGAACTGTATAAGCCATTCTTGATGAGAGAACTTGTAAAAAGAGAATTGGCTTCAAATATTAAAGTTGCTAAGAAAATGGTAGAAGAAGAAGATGAAAATGTATGGGAATTGATTGAAGAAATTATTAAAAATCACCCTGTGCTTCTAAATCGTGCTCCAACGTTGCATAGACTTTCGATTCAGGCATTTGAGCCAATCTTGATAGAAGGAAAGGCAATAAGACTTCATCCGCTTGTATGTTCTGCATTTAATGCGGATTTCGATGGTGACCAAATGGCAGTTCACTTAGTATTATCTCAAGAAGCGCAAATGGAAGCAAAATTACTTATGCTTGCTACAAATAATATTATAGCTCCTTCCAATGGTGGACCGATAGCCGTTCCGTCACAAGATATGGTAATGGGATGTTATTATATGACGAAAGAGAAAAAAGGTTCAAAAGGAGAAGGAAAGGTATTTTCTAGCAGAAATCAGTTAATTACTGCTTATCAAAGCGGAAAAATATCAGTTCATGCTGTAGTAAAAGTTAGAGTGGAAAATAGTATTCTTGAAACAACACCAGGAAGATTAATGTTTAACTTAATCTTGCCAAAAGAAGTTAGAAATTATGGAATTACATTTGGTAAAAAAGAATTGAAAAATCTAATTGCTGAACTTTATAAGAGATATGGATTTGAAAAAACTTCAAAGTTACTGGATGATATTAAAGAATTTGGGTATCATTATGGTACACTTGCTGGAATTACAGTTGGAATTGAAGATTTGAAAATTCCTGAAACTAAAAAAGAAATACTTGAAAATGCTGAAAAAGATGTAGCAGAAGTTGAAAAACAATATAAAGATGGAGAAATTATTAACGAAGAAAGATACAGAAAAACAGTGGGTATCTGGGCAGAAGCTACTGAAAGAGTTACAAAAGATATGATGGACAATCTTGATGAATTTAATCCAGTATATATGATGGCAAACTCTGGAGCCAGAGGGTCAATCGCACAAATGCGTCAATTAGGTGGAATGCGTGGACTTATGGCGGATACGCAAGGTAGAATTATTGAAATGCCAATTAAAGCGAACTTTAGAGAGGGGCTTAATATTTTGGAATTCTTTATGTCTTCGCATGGAGCCAGAAAGGGACTTGCCGATACTGCACTAAGAACCGCGGATTCAGGATATTTGACAAGAAGGCTAGTTGATATTTCACACGAAGTTATTGTAAATCATGATGACTGCGGATGTGAACACGGAATTGTCGTATCAGACTTGATGGATGCTGGGCAAGTTATTGAAAAATTAAGTGAAAGAATTTATGGAAGAAATTTGGCAACAGATTTGGTTCATAATGGAGAAGTTATTGCGACTAGAAATACTTTGATTGATGATGAATTGATTAAAAAGATTGAAGAATTGGATATTCGTGAAGTGGAAATCAGAACACCTTTGACTTGTAAATTGGAAAAGGGAGTTTGTAAAAAATGTTACGGATTGGATCTTTCTAACCACAAGGAAATTTTGAAAGGGGAGGCAGTAGGAGTTATTGCGGCACAGTCAATCGGAGAACCTGGTACACAGCTTACAATGCGTACTTTCCATACTGGAGGAGTTGCCACAGCAGCTTCTGTTCAATCTGATTATAAAGCAGATGTTTCTGGGAAAATTAAATTTAGAGATATTTCTACCCTTGTAAATGAAGAAGGAAAGGAAATTGTTGTTTCTCAAAATGGACGTTTGATAATAGGAAAACATAGATATGAAATTCAATCTGGTTCAGTTTTACATGTAAAAGATGGAGACACAGTTGAAAAAGGACAAGTCCTAGTTGAATTTGACCCTTATCAAACACCGATTATTACATCTGAAGAAGGTAAAGTGGAATTTAGAGATATTTATGTGAGAGAAAATATTGACATAAAATATGGAGTTACTGAAAAAGTGGCAATAAAACCTGTGGAAAGTAGCGATGTAAACCCTAGAATTATAATTTATACAAAAGATGACAGAAGAGTGGAATATGCAGTTCCTTATGGGGCATATTTAATGGTAAATGAAGGAGAAATAGTTAAAAAAGGGCAAACTATTACAAAAATCTTGAAAACAGGAGAAGGAAATAAGGATATTACTGGAGGACTTCCTCGTGTTCAGGAATTGTTTGAAGCGAGAAATCCTAAAGGAAAAGCTATTTTATCAGAATTTGCAGGACGTGTTGTATTCTCAGATAAAAAGAAAAAAGGTATGAGATTAATCCTAATTGAAGATCCTGAAACTGGGGAATTAATTCAAGAATATACAGTTCCTGTGGGGGAACATCTGGTTGTAACTAATGAAATGTTAATCGAAAAAGGTGCTAAAATTACAGATGGACCAGTTTCACCTCATGATATCTTAAAAATTAAAGGGCTTGTAGAAGCACAGCAATTTATTTTAGAATCGGTGCAACAAGTTTATCGTGAACAAGGGGTTGCAGTTAATGATAAGCATATTGAAATAATAGTAAAACAAATGTTCCAAAAAATTAAGATTAAAGAAGCTGGAGATTCGCTATTCCTTGAAGATGAATTGATTGATAAGAAAATTGTGGAACGTGAAAATGAAATATTGATTTCAAAAGGAAAACGTCCAGCAACTTATGAGCCTGTAATACAAGGTATTACAAAAGCTGCAGTAAATACAGAAAGTTTCATTTCAGCATCATCATTCCAGGAAACAACAAAAGTTCTTGCAAATGCTGCAGTTGAAGGAAAAACAGACAGACTTGAAGGACTTAAGGAAAATGTAATCATTGGTAAGAAAATACCGGGAGGTACTGGTTTTAGAGATTATAAATATTTGGATGCAACTTTGAAAAGTGATATCGTAGAAGATTCTGAAGTAGAAATGGAAGCTAATACGAATGAAGGAAATGAAGAAGTTGAGGCAGTTTCAGATGTTTTAGAAAATGAAACAGTAGAATTCGTAGAAAATACAGAAGAAACAGAAGTTTAG